TTTAAAATCATGAATGTGAGTATTTCAATTAAAAGGAGGGGTTAAAGTGGATGGGATAAGTCTACTAGATGCTATCCTACTTTATTCAGTCTTATTTTTACCTATCGTAACTATGATTTTGTTATTTGCTTGGGGCGCTGCAAATATGAAAAATTCTTCAAAAGTCCAGTTACTTGTCGTAATTCTCGTATTCATACTTGGACTTCTGACCATTAACTCAATCATACTACCTATTATGATTGTTTCCATGATCTTGTTATTTATCTGGATATATATCAATAGGAGTGGGTTCGTACAAGGCCAATTACTTTTCATTTTTATCGTTTTTGGATTTCAACTACTGTTTTACTTCTTAGGGTTTTCAGTTATCGGTTTAGAATCGTCCTGGGCATTTATCATTCTCCTAATAGCACCAATCGTAACGATAGTTTTGCTGTTTCCATGGACATTGGGACGTAAAAGTACCTTAGCAAAAGGTCGAGTAATCGTTGTTATTGCGTTCATACTCCAGGTGAGTTTATTAAGCTTGTGTGTGTTTTTTTGGATATCAGCTCTTATGTAACCTCGCTACCTAGAACACTGATCTAACAACGTTCTAGGTGGTTTTTTTATTATTAATAAGCAACCAACTATATTTCATGGAAGTCTCACATTAACATCGAACATGTTTTCGTTTAAATCCAATTCGATTGCGTTCAGCTTCTTTTATAATATTTTCATATGCGTGAAGTATACTTGGTTTTTTATTGTCACGCTTTATTTCAATGGGCCCAACAATTTGTGCAATTTCAAGTGCTTGTTCATGTAACGGTTTAAAGGAAACACCAACAGTCGTTAAGAAATTATTCATTGAAACTTTTGCACGGTCTGGTGCTTCATGTATCGTGTTTTTGACAAGTTGTACCATGTCCAGTAATTTTGGAGCGGAAAATTCCTCATCTTTTCTACTCCCAAGAAGCCAGCAATAGCAGCTCCATCCAGCTGACATTTTCAGCTCATCATCACTTGCAATCCATTCATCGGCAATGTCTTGAGCAATAGGAGACTCGGCTAAGGTAACGGCAACAACATAGTCAGACAGCATATAAAAATAAGCAAGATCAAT
The Peribacillus sp. FSL H8-0477 genome window above contains:
- a CDS encoding DNA alkylation repair protein is translated as MNSESVMQQLEVLGKERTKKIYISNGAREPVFGVATGAMKPLAKLIKINQPLADQLYTTGNYDAMYFAGIIADPHQMTHDDFNRWIDLAYFYMLSDYVVAVTLAESPIAQDIADEWIASDDELKMSAGWSCYCWLLGSRKDEEFSAPKLLDMVQLVKNTIHEAPDRAKVSMNNFLTTVGVSFKPLHEQALEIAQIVGPIEIKRDNKKPSILHAYENIIKEAERNRIGFKRKHVRC